The proteins below come from a single Saccharophagus degradans 2-40 genomic window:
- a CDS encoding nitroreductase family protein — protein MHPVIDALLTRRSVTAKDMIAPGPNRDQLDVILKAGHRVPDHGKIGPWRFVVFEGDARARFGDALAKIFASKNTDASEKLLAFEADRFNRAPCVVAVIAAPIEHKVPEWEQVLSAGAACMNMLHAAHAQGFVAQWLTEWYAYDADVDALLGLQANERVAGYIYVGSAAQAPSERERPALEDRVSYFE, from the coding sequence ATGCACCCTGTTATTGATGCTTTATTAACCCGTCGCTCGGTTACCGCTAAAGACATGATTGCCCCTGGGCCAAATCGCGACCAATTAGATGTAATTTTGAAAGCCGGTCACCGCGTGCCAGACCACGGCAAAATAGGCCCTTGGCGTTTTGTGGTGTTTGAAGGCGATGCGCGCGCGCGTTTTGGCGACGCGCTAGCAAAAATTTTTGCTAGCAAAAACACAGACGCCAGTGAAAAGTTACTCGCTTTTGAAGCCGATCGCTTTAACCGTGCCCCTTGCGTAGTAGCTGTTATAGCAGCCCCTATTGAACATAAAGTACCCGAGTGGGAGCAGGTACTTTCTGCCGGTGCGGCGTGCATGAATATGCTACACGCTGCCCATGCACAAGGGTTTGTTGCCCAGTGGCTAACCGAGTGGTACGCGTATGATGCCGATGTGGATGCCCTACTCGGCCTGCAAGCAAACGAGCGTGTTGCTGGGTATATTTATGTTGGCTCTGCCGCACAAGCGCCTAGTGAGCGAGAACGACCTGCGCTGGAAGACAGGGTGAGTTATTTTGAGTAA
- the gltX gene encoding glutamate--tRNA ligase — MTVRTRVAPSPTGDPHVGTAYIALFNLCFARKHGGQFILRIEDTDQSRSTPESEQAILDSLRWLGLEWDEGPDVGGAAGPYRQSERKEIYAQYVQQLLDAGHAFKCYRTTEELDMLRAARKEAGIHSALKQSDLMLTEQEQAEREAAGIPYVVRMKVPEEEGACQVTDLLRGNIDLDWSMVDAQILMKSDGMPTYHLANVVDDHLMKITHVIRGEEWINSAPKHILLYQYFGWDVPVFCHLPLLRNPDKTKLSKRKNPTSILYYKQAGYLPEALTNYLGRMGWSMPDESEKFSIQEMLNHFDIARVSLGGPVFDIEKLNWLNGLWIREDLDDAALAQRLVDWKFNQDNLLAVIPHVKQRMETLGDFLPMVSFLAANTLGITEESFKGNKLDLEDQKKVLQFALWQLDTMRTWERDDIFATLKGLADGMGIKLKDFLAPLFVAISGSTASFSVMDAMVLLGSDLSRARLRVAVEVLGGAGKKVLKRYEKEFAALSQLNEESDAE; from the coding sequence ATGACTGTACGCACCCGAGTCGCGCCATCGCCCACCGGCGACCCCCACGTAGGCACAGCCTACATCGCGCTGTTTAACCTGTGCTTTGCCCGTAAACACGGCGGCCAATTTATATTGCGTATAGAAGACACCGATCAAAGCCGGTCTACGCCTGAATCTGAACAGGCCATTTTAGATTCTTTACGTTGGTTAGGTTTAGAGTGGGACGAAGGCCCAGACGTTGGCGGAGCTGCAGGCCCATATCGTCAAAGTGAGCGCAAAGAAATATACGCCCAATACGTGCAGCAGCTGCTGGATGCAGGCCATGCCTTTAAATGCTACCGCACCACCGAAGAGCTAGATATGTTGCGTGCCGCACGTAAAGAAGCGGGCATACACTCAGCGCTTAAGCAAAGCGATCTAATGCTAACCGAGCAAGAGCAAGCCGAGCGCGAAGCCGCCGGTATTCCCTATGTGGTACGCATGAAAGTGCCAGAAGAAGAGGGCGCCTGCCAAGTAACCGATTTGTTGCGCGGTAATATCGATTTAGATTGGAGCATGGTTGATGCTCAAATTCTAATGAAATCCGACGGCATGCCAACCTACCACTTGGCCAACGTGGTAGACGATCACTTAATGAAAATTACCCACGTTATTCGCGGTGAAGAGTGGATTAACTCGGCCCCCAAACACATATTGCTATACCAATACTTTGGCTGGGATGTGCCCGTATTTTGCCACTTGCCGCTACTGCGCAACCCAGATAAAACCAAGCTAAGTAAGCGTAAAAACCCAACCAGTATTCTGTATTACAAGCAAGCAGGTTACTTGCCAGAGGCCTTAACCAACTATTTGGGGCGTATGGGCTGGTCTATGCCGGATGAGAGCGAGAAGTTCTCTATTCAAGAAATGCTCAACCACTTCGATATCGCCCGTGTATCGCTAGGTGGCCCAGTATTCGATATAGAAAAGCTTAACTGGCTAAACGGCTTATGGATTCGTGAAGACCTAGACGACGCAGCATTGGCGCAGCGCCTAGTAGATTGGAAATTCAACCAAGATAACTTGCTAGCGGTTATTCCCCACGTTAAACAACGTATGGAGACCCTAGGCGACTTTTTACCCATGGTAAGCTTCTTAGCGGCAAATACCCTAGGCATTACCGAAGAGAGCTTTAAGGGTAATAAGCTAGACCTAGAAGACCAGAAAAAGGTGCTGCAGTTTGCCCTGTGGCAGCTAGATACCATGCGCACATGGGAGCGAGACGACATATTCGCAACCCTAAAAGGCTTAGCCGATGGTATGGGTATAAAGCTAAAAGACTTCTTGGCACCGTTATTTGTGGCTATTTCTGGCTCTACCGCGAGCTTTTCGGTAATGGATGCCATGGTGCTACTGGGCAGCGACCTAAGCCGAGCACGTTTACGCGTAGCCGTAGAAGTATTAGGCGGAGCCGGTAAAAAGGTGCTTAAGCGCTACGAGAAAGAATTTGCGGCATTATCGCAATTAAACGAAGAAAGCGACGCGGAATAG
- a CDS encoding DUF4405 domain-containing protein, with protein sequence MNIRSIATITLSVAFFVLVVSGILLYATPYNFWTGSLHVWGAILFLVCIVWHIKHNAKTYKNHMSKKPGRWAMGAAVFGVVPIAIALGLNLPPVYSVVQFGYDLKTSAEPPKREYTIVDLTKDNSAPKLSVFFKAGSSYESEPQPIFLNISYTSVPQIVVWMETLDGEYVDTLYVTGKTSNSSYRTSDEEPDVVRRPEALPYWSHKRGVVASDGLYMPEHNNTDFDGITAATPKVDYQVDMPLPSTGQYKLMVEVNRSYDFNEYYSKTRFPDDTVYSGPGSSGQPSLVYEAIVNSAKAKQFIFNLVGHGHHSGKDGVLYRGLENITTAKNILDFIVATLD encoded by the coding sequence ATGAATATACGGTCCATTGCCACCATCACCCTTTCTGTTGCTTTCTTCGTATTAGTTGTGAGCGGTATTTTGTTGTACGCAACACCTTACAATTTTTGGACTGGCTCTCTGCATGTGTGGGGCGCTATTTTATTTTTGGTGTGTATTGTTTGGCATATTAAGCACAATGCAAAAACGTACAAAAACCATATGAGTAAAAAGCCGGGTAGGTGGGCAATGGGGGCGGCGGTTTTTGGTGTTGTGCCTATTGCAATTGCTTTGGGTTTGAATTTGCCGCCGGTTTATAGCGTTGTACAGTTTGGTTACGATTTAAAAACATCCGCAGAGCCACCTAAGCGGGAATATACCATTGTGGATTTAACCAAAGACAATAGCGCCCCTAAACTTAGCGTATTTTTTAAAGCGGGCTCTTCGTACGAGTCTGAACCGCAGCCGATATTTTTGAATATTTCCTATACCAGCGTGCCTCAAATTGTAGTGTGGATGGAAACCTTAGATGGTGAGTATGTGGATACATTGTATGTTACGGGTAAAACGTCTAACTCTAGCTATCGCACGAGCGATGAAGAGCCCGACGTAGTGAGAAGGCCAGAAGCGTTACCCTACTGGAGCCATAAGCGCGGAGTTGTGGCGAGTGACGGGTTGTATATGCCAGAGCACAATAATACAGATTTCGATGGTATTACCGCTGCTACACCTAAGGTAGATTATCAGGTAGATATGCCTTTGCCCAGTACGGGGCAATATAAGTTGATGGTTGAAGTGAACCGCTCTTACGATTTTAATGAGTACTACAGTAAAACCCGTTTCCCTGATGATACTGTGTATAGCGGGCCTGGGTCCTCTGGACAGCCATCGTTAGTGTATGAAGCGATTGTAAACTCTGCTAAAGCAAAGCAATTTATATTTAATTTAGTTGGACACGGACATCATTCAGGTAAAGATGGTGTGCTTTACCGCGGCCTAGAAAATATTACTACGGCCAAAAATATATTGGATTTTATTGTCGCTACATTAGATTAA
- a CDS encoding esterase/lipase family protein encodes MQTHLLPKLLKGGISATGEARVMFSMKPNRKAIVFIHGFNGNAIKTWADFHELLPNSPKSEGRDIYFYGYDGLRSELIASAAIFGNFLNQLFNNITPILKDNLSQPAQRSSSFAYDEILIVAHSLGAVISRRALLDAPKRGFDWGNKTKLVLYAPAHMGARVVALAIETSSAIPILKYFCSLVRFSSPLVEQLQPGSAVLQALKADTLSAIVNSKNKHLVAKKVIIAEYEKIVSNDTFAGDPPPVAIPGVNHIGVCKPTKSFNSPLLHLEDCL; translated from the coding sequence ATGCAGACTCATTTGTTGCCTAAATTACTTAAGGGCGGCATCTCTGCAACTGGAGAGGCGCGGGTCATGTTCTCGATGAAGCCCAATCGAAAAGCTATTGTGTTTATCCATGGATTTAATGGGAATGCAATTAAGACTTGGGCAGATTTTCATGAGCTCTTACCCAATTCGCCCAAAAGTGAAGGTCGTGATATTTATTTTTATGGCTACGATGGTTTAAGGTCAGAATTAATAGCTAGCGCGGCTATATTTGGCAATTTTCTAAACCAATTGTTTAATAATATTACCCCAATACTAAAAGACAATTTATCGCAACCTGCGCAACGCTCTTCAAGCTTTGCTTATGATGAAATTCTTATTGTGGCGCATTCGTTGGGGGCTGTTATTTCTCGACGAGCATTATTAGATGCGCCCAAAAGGGGATTTGATTGGGGTAATAAAACAAAACTTGTTTTATATGCTCCAGCACATATGGGGGCAAGGGTAGTAGCTTTAGCCATTGAGACTTCAAGTGCAATTCCAATACTAAAGTACTTTTGTTCATTGGTACGTTTTTCATCCCCATTGGTAGAACAGCTTCAGCCTGGTTCTGCTGTGTTGCAAGCTCTAAAGGCCGATACATTGTCTGCAATTGTTAATAGTAAAAATAAACATTTGGTGGCAAAGAAAGTCATTATCGCCGAATACGAAAAGATTGTTAGCAATGATACTTTTGCCGGTGATCCTCCGCCTGTTGCAATTCCTGGAGTGAATCATATTGGTGTATGCAAACCTACAAAAAGTTTTAACTCGCCACTGCTTCATCTGGAGGATTGTTTATGA
- a CDS encoding sulfotransferase family protein: MSKIFILSLPRTGTTSTCIYLLESGYKVAHTAFNEAAFELAEVVADTPVFIDYASLYSRYPNSKFIYLQRPEGDWLESIRRLLLSMRKRWLADSNFFESDIKRCFLAAFPEFCSKKEFSNEYLLSCYRKHQIAVDRFFNDKPEQLLRVDITQLGAGEKILKFCGKALGGSSNELPHVNKGRRITYWETIEHPNKVFSK; this comes from the coding sequence ATGTCTAAAATATTTATTTTAAGCCTACCTAGAACCGGCACCACAAGCACGTGTATTTATCTGCTTGAGAGCGGTTATAAAGTTGCTCACACCGCGTTTAATGAAGCTGCATTTGAGTTGGCAGAAGTGGTTGCCGACACGCCTGTATTTATCGACTACGCAAGCTTGTATTCGCGATACCCAAATTCCAAATTTATTTACTTGCAACGCCCTGAGGGAGACTGGTTGGAGTCTATTCGAAGGTTGTTGCTTAGTATGCGCAAGCGATGGCTAGCCGATAGCAATTTTTTTGAAAGTGATATTAAGCGCTGCTTTTTGGCGGCGTTTCCAGAGTTCTGTTCAAAAAAAGAATTTAGTAATGAGTATTTACTTTCTTGCTATCGTAAGCATCAAATAGCTGTGGATAGGTTCTTTAACGATAAGCCCGAGCAGCTATTAAGGGTAGATATAACCCAGCTCGGTGCAGGTGAAAAAATCCTGAAGTTTTGCGGTAAAGCTCTCGGTGGTTCATCGAATGAGTTACCGCATGTAAATAAAGGGCGGCGTATTACTTACTGGGAAACTATTGAGCACCCAAATAAAGTATTCTCTAAATAA
- a CDS encoding DUF481 domain-containing protein yields the protein MRTFIKAIIAAAALHSATAAAITNMEYLHKQGEQDGLHGNIELSLKGKSGNSNRQTHSIAGQLSYRAGAHQWLTSASAEYGESNKVKDTDNKFIHQRYIHHNSNKLAIEGFVQYQEDTFKLLDSRALIGAGARFKVSQKDDDYLFNFGLGAYYTQEVYNLPETATDEEREEQYARANSYINYAKQLTQSTSFSNTLYWQPRLGDIADSYAYNNLAFTVKISEKLALKVTLETQYDSKPVGELEHVDHSYFTSLAYNF from the coding sequence ATGCGAACTTTTATCAAAGCAATTATTGCAGCCGCGGCATTACACAGCGCTACAGCAGCAGCCATTACAAATATGGAGTATCTTCACAAACAAGGTGAACAAGATGGGTTACACGGGAATATTGAATTATCTTTAAAAGGCAAATCGGGTAACAGTAACAGGCAAACCCACAGCATAGCTGGCCAACTTAGCTACCGAGCAGGTGCACACCAATGGCTAACATCAGCAAGTGCAGAATACGGTGAAAGTAATAAAGTTAAAGATACAGATAATAAATTTATCCATCAGCGTTACATTCACCACAACTCCAACAAGCTAGCCATTGAAGGATTTGTGCAGTACCAAGAGGATACATTTAAGCTTTTGGATTCCAGAGCACTTATTGGTGCAGGCGCCAGATTTAAAGTATCGCAAAAAGACGACGATTACTTATTTAATTTTGGATTAGGCGCATATTACACCCAAGAAGTATACAACCTGCCAGAAACCGCAACCGACGAAGAGCGCGAAGAACAATATGCCCGCGCCAACAGCTATATAAATTACGCCAAACAGCTTACCCAAAGCACATCGTTCAGCAACACACTTTACTGGCAGCCTCGCTTAGGCGACATTGCCGATAGCTACGCGTATAACAACCTTGCGTTTACCGTAAAAATTAGTGAAAAACTCGCATTAAAAGTTACCCTAGAAACGCAATACGATAGCAAACCAGTAGGCGAGTTAGAGCATGTAGATCACTCTTACTTCACCTCTTTGGCATACAACTTTTAA
- a CDS encoding discoidin domain-containing protein — protein sequence MKIIRLLVLCLGVVSSVVAVASSSEPHDEGNALESALWDTLTIPVCWENPEAFPVEEQAWVRKAVERTWEQESLVRFTGWGECGANDDGIRILVDDVGPHVKQLGSRLDGYVNGMVLNHTFQNWGTSCSYRRQYCAEVIAVHEFGHALGFAHEQNRDDTDDMCAAEAQGTDGDIYVGAWDLDSVLNYCNPEWNGAGNLSDTDIEMVQLFYGQPIETSGNEPVAICSVSASSSDGNIAENTLDGDYATRWSANGDGEWIQFNLCESQVADRVELAWYKGDTRSSTFSIEYITTDGYVWYTTPVRRYSSGASLGLESASFTAAEIQSLRITGYGNSSNTWNSITEAVIYTPSAGLDYPNLVAPTDVAATVTGQSQITISWADTNSEEESYFVEARIGGNDFFAIGLTEANATSYTHTDLIAEGLYEYRVTAVSGIIRSNFAAASVYFQPAGGSQANLVRPENFTVTANAQGQIALSWVDVSEGEEGYTLEYKLSSEAEFTVIELAANADSAIVSDLAAGSYYFRVSSYFGNNASEYSELLVTVFASEATIVPVDVYASSDDGNVASNVFDNDYSTRWSAFGVGENLTIALGDNYLVTDMRIAWYKGDQRQTRFQVEVSDDNQTWVQVFDGINSGESLSLETTFGGDYRASYIRIIGLGNEFNNWNSITEVSIKGHL from the coding sequence GTGAAAATCATACGGTTGCTTGTTTTGTGTTTGGGGGTAGTAAGTTCTGTGGTTGCGGTAGCTAGTAGCTCAGAGCCACATGATGAAGGTAATGCATTAGAGAGTGCATTGTGGGATACGTTAACTATTCCTGTGTGCTGGGAGAATCCAGAGGCTTTTCCTGTAGAAGAGCAAGCTTGGGTAAGAAAAGCGGTTGAGCGTACTTGGGAGCAGGAGTCATTAGTCCGCTTCACCGGTTGGGGCGAGTGTGGGGCGAACGATGATGGGATACGTATTTTAGTGGATGATGTTGGGCCGCATGTTAAGCAGCTAGGCTCGCGTTTGGATGGCTATGTTAATGGCATGGTACTAAACCATACATTCCAAAATTGGGGCACCAGCTGCAGTTACCGTCGTCAATATTGTGCAGAAGTGATTGCAGTTCATGAGTTTGGTCATGCTCTAGGCTTTGCCCATGAACAAAACAGAGATGACACCGATGATATGTGCGCGGCCGAGGCGCAGGGTACTGACGGCGACATTTATGTCGGCGCCTGGGACTTGGATTCGGTTTTAAACTATTGCAACCCTGAGTGGAATGGCGCGGGCAATCTAAGCGATACCGATATAGAGATGGTTCAGCTGTTTTACGGTCAGCCCATTGAAACGTCTGGTAACGAGCCTGTAGCTATTTGTAGTGTTAGCGCCAGTTCAAGCGATGGCAATATTGCAGAAAATACGCTAGACGGCGATTACGCTACGCGTTGGTCTGCAAACGGCGACGGCGAGTGGATACAATTTAATTTGTGTGAAAGCCAAGTCGCGGATCGTGTCGAGTTAGCTTGGTATAAGGGAGATACTCGCTCAAGTACCTTCTCTATTGAGTATATAACTACCGATGGTTACGTTTGGTATACCACGCCTGTTCGTCGATATTCTTCCGGTGCTTCGCTAGGCTTGGAATCTGCGTCATTTACTGCAGCTGAAATTCAGTCCTTGCGTATTACTGGCTACGGCAACTCGTCTAACACTTGGAATAGTATTACCGAAGCGGTAATTTATACTCCAAGCGCTGGGCTAGATTACCCTAACTTAGTTGCACCTACAGATGTGGCGGCTACGGTAACAGGGCAATCGCAAATTACTATTTCATGGGCAGATACTAATAGCGAAGAAGAAAGCTATTTTGTTGAGGCGCGTATTGGTGGCAACGATTTTTTCGCTATAGGTCTTACTGAGGCGAACGCAACATCTTATACGCATACCGACCTTATTGCTGAAGGCCTTTACGAGTATCGTGTTACTGCCGTAAGCGGCATTATTCGCTCAAACTTTGCAGCTGCAAGTGTATATTTTCAACCTGCAGGCGGCTCGCAGGCTAATCTTGTGCGCCCAGAAAACTTCACTGTAACAGCTAATGCGCAAGGGCAAATAGCACTAAGTTGGGTGGATGTAAGTGAAGGCGAAGAGGGTTATACCTTAGAGTATAAGCTTAGTAGTGAAGCTGAATTTACTGTAATTGAGCTAGCTGCGAATGCCGATTCTGCAATTGTTAGCGATTTGGCTGCGGGTAGTTACTATTTTCGTGTAAGCAGTTATTTCGGCAACAATGCTTCTGAATACAGCGAGCTTTTGGTTACTGTGTTTGCATCAGAAGCGACTATTGTGCCGGTTGATGTTTATGCATCTAGTGATGATGGCAATGTGGCAAGCAATGTTTTTGATAATGATTACTCTACGCGATGGTCGGCTTTTGGTGTAGGTGAGAATTTAACCATTGCGCTGGGGGATAATTATCTCGTTACCGATATGCGCATAGCGTGGTACAAAGGTGATCAACGTCAAACCCGCTTTCAGGTAGAGGTGAGTGATGATAACCAAACCTGGGTGCAAGTGTTTGATGGGATTAACTCGGGTGAGTCGTTAAGTTTAGAGACGACGTTTGGCGGTGATTATCGCGCAAGCTATATTCGAATTATCGGTTTGGGTAATGAGTTTAATAACTGGAACAGTATTACTGAGGTAAGCATTAAAGGGCACCTCTAG